One part of the Dyadobacter sp. 676 genome encodes these proteins:
- a CDS encoding NAD(P)H-binding protein: protein MIAITGANGNLGKATLSFLVKRTIPSNIVAIVRDAGKLGEYAGSGIHIRTADYEDQESLEKALTGVERLLQVSSSATGVRAMAQETRVVQAAVHCGVKEIAYTSTLFPSGFAHFHAAHVCQNTEELIRRSGMQYVFFRNSMYHETVPLFIGEATGRSFIRRATGV, encoded by the coding sequence ATGATAGCCATCACAGGAGCAAACGGAAACCTTGGAAAAGCCACCCTTTCATTTCTGGTAAAAAGGACGATCCCGTCCAATATCGTCGCAATCGTGCGCGACGCCGGCAAGCTCGGCGAGTATGCAGGTTCTGGAATACACATCAGGACGGCCGATTATGAAGATCAGGAGTCGCTGGAAAAGGCACTGACGGGCGTCGAACGGTTGTTGCAGGTTTCGTCCTCCGCCACAGGCGTACGCGCGATGGCGCAGGAGACGCGTGTGGTGCAAGCCGCAGTGCATTGCGGTGTGAAGGAAATTGCCTACACGAGCACACTTTTTCCATCCGGGTTTGCCCATTTTCACGCTGCACATGTTTGCCAGAATACGGAAGAACTAATCCGCCGAAGCGGCATGCAGTACGTATTTTTCCGGAACAGCATGTACCATGAAACGGTCCCGCTTTTCATCGGCGAGGCGACGGGCAGATCTTTTATCCGTCGGGCAACGGGCGTGTGA
- a CDS encoding helix-turn-helix domain-containing protein, with amino-acid sequence MKYHQIQPPPHLQEYVRYYWALESTGSLGEEIHFVTIADGSPGIIFQQSDRASFQEGKRLSPVFMYGQTTGHTRIVSPSSFNTIGVYFYPHALKSVFGMDSSELTDNCLDLNLFLNGRRLVERLEDAVTIETKVDVISECLWEQVCRHEHSLQATTRYALQRIIRSQGAVTLMDLRQELKVSERTLERRFQEGIGVSPMLFARICRFQASLNQLRSRSYGKLSDIAFEREYADQSHFIRNFKEFTGLTPFQFRKSICETVENFPVLVQS; translated from the coding sequence ATGAAATATCACCAGATCCAGCCACCGCCGCATTTACAGGAATATGTCAGGTATTACTGGGCACTCGAAAGTACCGGATCGCTGGGTGAGGAAATTCATTTCGTGACCATCGCAGACGGCTCACCGGGCATTATCTTCCAGCAATCGGACAGGGCTTCGTTTCAGGAAGGCAAGCGGCTGTCGCCTGTATTCATGTACGGTCAGACGACCGGTCATACCCGCATTGTCTCGCCGTCCAGTTTCAACACTATTGGCGTTTACTTTTATCCTCACGCGTTAAAATCGGTATTCGGGATGGATTCCAGCGAGCTGACAGACAACTGCCTCGACCTGAACCTTTTTCTTAATGGAAGGAGGTTGGTCGAACGGCTCGAAGATGCGGTAACCATTGAAACAAAGGTCGATGTAATTTCCGAATGCCTTTGGGAGCAGGTTTGCCGGCACGAGCATTCGCTGCAAGCCACTACGCGCTATGCTTTGCAGCGCATTATCCGGTCGCAAGGGGCGGTTACCCTAATGGACCTGCGGCAGGAATTGAAGGTTTCGGAACGGACCCTGGAAAGGCGCTTTCAGGAAGGGATCGGTGTGTCGCCCATGCTATTTGCCCGGATATGCCGCTTTCAGGCATCGCTTAACCAGCTTCGCAGCCGGTCGTACGGCAAACTTTCGGACATAGCATTCGAGCGGGAATATGCCGACCAGTCACACTTCATCCGCAATTTCAAGGAATTCACCGGCCTCACGCCGTTCCAGTTCCGGAAGAGCATCTGCGAAACCGTCGAGAATTTCCCGGTGCTGGTTCAATCGTAG
- a CDS encoding endonuclease/exonuclease/phosphatase family protein, with amino-acid sequence MWASLPLDKNRFLKSISWLSILFFLSEATPAVRQRTELSATRAVPRVSGSPAGGNFSVITYNIAGLPQFISSAITPRRESIAAIGRLLNRYDIVHVQEDFNYNGHLYHNGNAHPFRTPTKGAVMTGDGLNTLSKFPVTHLRRIAWTDCTGADCFTPKGFTYTRIEIAPDRFIDFYNVHANAYNHPRAALARRRNMEQLSTYIRLHSAGNAVIVMGDLNGRYSFGRDNVDWLLRENGLSDAWVNMHCQNRLPVPSNAIPSSDILSLTDSCETIDKVLFRSNAFIRLKPEAYALEKELFKNAEGLPLSDHHPVSVRFEWKVMGDVIAYD; translated from the coding sequence ATGTGGGCATCTTTACCTCTCGACAAAAACAGATTCCTGAAATCCATTTCCTGGTTATCGATTCTCTTCTTTCTGTCCGAAGCCACTCCCGCCGTCCGCCAGCGGACGGAGCTTTCCGCGACCCGCGCCGTACCCCGGGTTTCAGGCTCCCCCGCCGGTGGCAATTTTTCGGTGATTACCTATAACATTGCCGGCCTTCCGCAGTTCATTTCCAGCGCAATAACGCCACGAAGGGAGAGCATCGCCGCCATCGGCCGTTTGCTCAACCGCTACGACATCGTACATGTGCAGGAGGATTTCAATTATAACGGGCATTTGTACCACAACGGCAACGCCCACCCGTTCCGCACGCCCACCAAAGGCGCCGTCATGACCGGCGACGGCCTTAATACCCTGTCGAAATTCCCGGTGACGCACCTGCGCCGCATCGCGTGGACGGACTGCACCGGAGCCGACTGTTTTACGCCCAAAGGTTTCACCTATACACGCATAGAAATCGCCCCCGACCGCTTCATCGACTTCTACAATGTCCATGCCAATGCCTACAACCATCCCAGGGCCGCCCTGGCGCGGCGCCGCAACATGGAGCAGTTATCGACCTACATCCGGCTGCATTCGGCCGGCAACGCCGTGATCGTAATGGGCGATCTCAACGGCCGTTACAGCTTCGGCCGGGATAATGTGGATTGGTTACTGAGGGAAAACGGACTGAGTGATGCCTGGGTAAACATGCATTGCCAAAACCGGCTCCCTGTGCCCAGCAACGCCATTCCTTCCAGCGATATCCTGAGCCTAACCGACTCCTGCGAGACCATCGACAAAGTCCTTTTCAGGAGCAACGCCTTCATCCGGCTCAAACCCGAAGCCTACGCATTGGAAAAGGAGCTGTTTAAGAACGCGGAGGGATTGCCGCTCTCCGATCACCATCCTGTTTCGGTACGGTTTGAATGGAAGGTTATGGGCGACGTGATTGCCTACGATTGA
- a CDS encoding DUF6528 family protein — MTRNFRRLVFAFFLSAASLANALSQSIPPKSFLVCGDSKVLLVDYSKSKDSIPEIIWSWDARQATDLPELYRTKLFNTMDDCKAVRGGKQLLVSSSGGAVALVDMQDKKVLFHTTVPNAHSIELLPGDLLAAAASVQPAGNKLMLFSLKQPDKPLFTDSLYSAHGVVWNVKRQSLFALGYDVLREYKIVAGNSLQMVAKWTIPGIGGHELQPVNTAGDLFVTEHHGSWLFSLATQQFTKIQGFPDAENIKSLGRDASGQYIYTIPEESWWTFHVKFHEPARTFAFPDMHVYKARWFDNGL, encoded by the coding sequence ATGACCCGTAATTTCCGACGCTTAGTATTCGCATTTTTCCTTTCGGCAGCCAGCCTGGCGAATGCGCTTTCCCAATCCATTCCCCCGAAATCTTTCCTCGTTTGCGGCGACAGCAAAGTGCTGCTCGTAGACTATTCGAAATCGAAAGACAGCATTCCGGAAATCATATGGTCGTGGGACGCGCGCCAGGCCACGGATCTGCCCGAACTATACCGGACGAAGCTGTTCAATACGATGGACGACTGCAAGGCCGTACGTGGAGGCAAACAACTCCTGGTGTCGTCGTCCGGCGGAGCGGTTGCATTGGTGGATATGCAGGACAAAAAGGTACTGTTCCATACTACCGTCCCCAATGCGCATTCGATCGAGCTATTGCCGGGAGATCTTCTCGCCGCGGCCGCTTCCGTGCAGCCCGCCGGTAACAAGCTGATGCTCTTCTCCCTGAAACAGCCCGATAAACCCCTCTTCACGGACAGCCTTTATTCGGCGCACGGCGTGGTGTGGAACGTAAAGCGCCAAAGCCTGTTTGCATTGGGCTACGATGTGCTGCGGGAGTATAAGATCGTGGCGGGCAACAGCCTGCAAATGGTGGCCAAATGGACAATCCCGGGCATCGGCGGACATGAGCTGCAACCGGTGAACACGGCCGGTGATTTGTTTGTGACGGAACATCACGGCTCGTGGCTGTTCAGCCTGGCTACCCAACAGTTCACGAAAATCCAGGGCTTTCCTGATGCGGAGAACATTAAAAGCCTCGGCCGCGACGCGTCGGGCCAATACATTTATACAATCCCGGAGGAAAGCTGGTGGACATTCCACGTCAAATTCCACGAGCCCGCACGCACGTTCGCGTTCCCGGACATGCATGTGTACAAGGCGCGCTGGTTCGACAACGGTTTGTAA